In Bradyrhizobium symbiodeficiens, the genomic stretch GAGATTTCGCGGAGCGAGTGGGGCGAGGAAGTTCGCGACGCCCAGCGCGCGCAGAATGCGCGGCTCGCCGACGGTATCGAGCGCTGGCGCGCGCCGCTGGTTGCAAACGGCGAGCTCTTGCCGATGACGCCGGTGATGTTCGTGAGCCAGCTCATCGGTCCCGCGCAGATCTTCTGCCGCGCTTTCCTGTCGGGACGCGACCGCGCCGATCCGCGCGTCGAGGCCGACACGCTGATCGCCTGCGCCGGCCGTGCGCTCCGACCGCCCGAACGCATCAACAGGACATAAGGAGAGGCCTCATGCGTGCCACAGATCCCGAATTCGCAGCCGTCGCCGAACGCATCCACGCCAATGTCGGCCGGCAGGGCTTCATGAACCTGGTTGGTGCCGAGCTTTCGGAATTGTCGCGCGGCACCTGCACGATTGCCGTGGATCGCCGGCCGGAGCTGCTGCAGCAGCACGGCTTCTTCCATGGCGGCGTCACCGCCTTCCTGGTCGACAACGCCACGACGATCGCAGCCGCCACCTCGCGCGGCCAGCCGGCGCTGACGGCGGAGTACAAGCTCAATCTGTTGTCACCCGCGGTCGGCGAGAAGCTGATCTGCCGTGCCCGGGTGATCAAGCCTGGCCGCCAGGTCTCGGTGGTTGCGGCCGACGTATTCTGCGTCAGCGACGGTGTCGAGAAGCACACGGCAACGGCGCTGGCCTCGATCGCGATGTTGAGCGAGGACGTCGCCGCAAAAACGAAAAACCCGGCCGCCTGAGGCGACCGGGTTTCGCTTCGCATAGGAATGCGAGACTTACTTCTCTTCTGCAGCGGGCGCCGGCTCGGCTTCGTCCTGCTCGGCTTCCGGATCGAAGAACTCGCCGGCGGCGGCGATCGCCTCGGCGGCTGCGTCGCGGTCCTCGTTGCGGGTCGAGATGTCCTCGCCGCGGTTGATGCGCTCGGCCTCGTCCTGGCTGCGCGCAACCGTGACAGAGATCTCGACCTCAACCTCGGGGTGGATGGCAACGGTGATCGAGCGCTTGCCGATGACCTTGATCGGCGCATCGAGCTGAACCTGCGGGCGGGCCAGCGAGATGCCGTCGGCTTCGAACGCCACGACGATGTCACGCACGTTGACCGAGCCGAACAGCTGGCCGGATTCCGAGGCCTGACGGATCACGATGATGTTCTTGCCCGCGATCTTCTCGGCGACCTTGGACGCCTCGCCCTTGCTCTGCAGGTTGCGAGCTTCGAGGTCGGCCTTCATGCCGTCGTACTTGGCCTTGTTGTCGGCGGTGGCGCGCAGCGCCTTGCCACGCTTGAGCAGGAAATTTCGGGCATAGCCGTCGCGAACCTTCACGACTTCGCCCATCTGGCCGAGCTTGCTCACGCGTTCCAGCAAAATGACTTCCATATTCGTTCTCCTTTGAAGTGTTGAGTGTGGATTTTCGAACTTGAACTTAAGCGGTTGGCAGTGGCGGCGGCTGCCGGCTGCGCAGGAAGCGCTCGCGGAAGCCGAACATTGCGTCCGCCATGCCGAGGATCACCATCGCGATCACCGGCCATCCGAACACGACCACGACGGCGTAGGTCGAGCCGAGCCAGAACGTGCGGCTCTTCAGCGCCAGCGTGAGCGTATGCAGCACGGCAAAGCCGGTCAGCGCATAGCCCATCATCAGCGCGGTCGCGGTGATCTGTGCGGCAATCCCGAGCAGCCCGCCGGTGAAGCAGAAGGCGAGCGCGATGCACAGCGCCACCAGCGTCATCGGCGGCAGCTCCGCCGTCTTCATGTCCGGCCAAGGGCGCCGTAGCCGGCCCGAGGTCGCCGTGATCTTGGCGCTGAGCCAGAGGTTGAGGGTCAGCGTCATCATCGCGATGATGGTGGCCCCGGCCGGTGCGATCCGCACCAGCGCGTCGACGAACTGACCGGCCTCGCCGGAGCTTTGCGGGTCGGTAGCCCGGAGCATGCGCATCAGGCCGCGCCGCAGCGTGCCGATGATGGCCTCGGCGTCGGTCCCGAGCGTGAGCAGGGCGGCGATCGTGGTCAGCGTGGCGAAGCCCGCGAGCCACAGCAGGATGCGGCCGACCGGATACCATTCGAGTTCAGGCTCGGCGGGCGCGGCGGCTTTGGGCGCGGGCTGTCCCACGGCAACCTCTCCCATGGCGACGTTTCCCACGGGACGGCTGAGCAGGACGAGATGGCCGAGCCACCACGCCGGCAGCGCGACGGTGACGGCGAAGGCGATGCAATAGGGCAGGCCGAACAGGGCACCGAGGCCGATCGCAGCGGCGATGCCGCCGAGGCTCGCGCAAAGCGGTCCCCAGCCGATCGAGGCGACCATCAACGGCAGCGGTGCGAGATAGAACAGGACGAGCGAGATCAGCGCGCCCGAAATGATCGAGGCGAACATCAGGGCCGACGCAGCGCCGGCGATCAGGGCTATGAGCACAAAGGCCATCATCAGCTGTCCCGCTCCCTTCGAGCGGTTAGAGGCGTCTCGCCCCAACCATCGGCAACCGGACGACCCGGGAGCCTTATGAAACTTAAAGAGTGCAGCCGGCGGTGATGTCGCCGCCGGCTGAATTCGTCTTAGCGAATGACGTAGGGCAGCAGGCCCAGGAACCGCGCGCGCTTGATGGCGCGGGCGAGTTCACGCTGCTTCTTCGCTGACACCGCGGTGATGCGGCTCGGCACGATCTTGCCGCGTTCGGAGACGTAACGCATCAAGAGCTTGGAGTCCTTGTAGTCGATCTTGGGAGCATTGGCGCCCGTGAACGGGCAGCTCTTGCGACGACGGAAAAACGGGCGGCGTGCACCAGCTTCAGCCATTGTTCTTACTCCCCTTCCGTCGTTGTCGTGGTTTCAGCTTCTTCGCGCGGACGGCGCGGGCCGCGGTCACCGCGGAAGCCGCCACCCTCACGATCGCCGCCACGGAAACCACCCTCGCGGTCGCCACGGAAGCCACCGCCTTCGCGGTCGCCACGGAAGCCGCCGCCACGGTCGTCACGCTCGCGGTCACGGTCGGCCTTGCGCATCATCGCGGAGGGGCCTTCCTCGAGCTCCTCGACGCGGACGCTGAGATAGCGGATCACGTCTTCGCTGATGCGCTCCTGGCGCTCGATCTCGGCGATCGCCGCGGACGGCGCGTCGATATTGAGCAGCACGAAGTGCGCCTTGCGGTTCTTGTTCATGCGGTAGGTGAGGGAGCGTACGCCCCAATTCTCGGTCTTGGTGACCTTGCCGCCGAGACCCTCGACGATACCGGTCATCTGCGCAGTCAGTTCTTCGACCTGCTGCGTGCTCGCGTCCTGACGCGCGAGAAAGACATGCTCATAAAGAGCCATGGTGGTCCTTTCCTCATGTTGGCGCATCGCCCGGCGTCAAACCCTTAAGAGGCCTTCGGAAAGGACTCTGGGATTAAGCTCAGAAGGCGGAAACACGGGACGACGGGCCGACTGGCCCTGCCACACCAAAATCACGAATGATTTGCTGAGACCGTCCGTTCAGCTCCCGGCCGGGGTCTGCGGATGCGCGCCTTATACGGATTTTGGCCGGCTTGGCAAGGTTTGAACGCCTCGTTTTGGGCCAGACGATACCGGCGAGGCGGCCAGACCCACCCCCATACCGGCTTGATCTATTTGTTTGTATGGCATACAAATAATAGGATCGGGAGGTTCTGATGACGGGTGAATCGGTCCAGGCTCCGTTCGAGGCTTCGGCGGGCGATCCCAAGCACGCCGCGCGGGCCACACGGTCGGCCGGCCGCAAGATGCGCTCGCTGCTGCTGGATGCGGCAAGCCCGCTGTTCCGGGAGCGGGGACTGTCGGGTACGGCGATCGCCGACATCGCGGCGACCGCGGACGCATTCCCGAGCCAGATCACCTACTATTTCCACACCAAGGAGGCGCTGTTCGTCGAATGCGCCTGCCGCGAACTGCTGTATCTGGCGCGTGCGACGGAGCAGGCGGCGCTGAAGGCGCGCACGCCGCGGGACTACACGCATGCGCTGGCGCAGACCGTGACGGCGAGCGATTCCGTGGCGTTCTTCGCCGAAGCGCTGACATTGACGCGGCGCCGCCAGGATCTCGCGCCGCTGGTCGAGCGCACGATCGAACGCCTGCACGGCGAAGG encodes the following:
- the rplI gene encoding 50S ribosomal protein L9, whose amino-acid sequence is MEVILLERVSKLGQMGEVVKVRDGYARNFLLKRGKALRATADNKAKYDGMKADLEARNLQSKGEASKVAEKIAGKNIIVIRQASESGQLFGSVNVRDIVVAFEADGISLARPQVQLDAPIKVIGKRSITVAIHPEVEVEISVTVARSQDEAERINRGEDISTRNEDRDAAAEAIAAAGEFFDPEAEQDEAEPAPAAEEK
- a CDS encoding DUF2232 domain-containing protein, with the translated sequence MMAFVLIALIAGAASALMFASIISGALISLVLFYLAPLPLMVASIGWGPLCASLGGIAAAIGLGALFGLPYCIAFAVTVALPAWWLGHLVLLSRPVGNVAMGEVAVGQPAPKAAAPAEPELEWYPVGRILLWLAGFATLTTIAALLTLGTDAEAIIGTLRRGLMRMLRATDPQSSGEAGQFVDALVRIAPAGATIIAMMTLTLNLWLSAKITATSGRLRRPWPDMKTAELPPMTLVALCIALAFCFTGGLLGIAAQITATALMMGYALTGFAVLHTLTLALKSRTFWLGSTYAVVVVFGWPVIAMVILGMADAMFGFRERFLRSRQPPPLPTA
- a CDS encoding PaaI family thioesterase; translation: MRATDPEFAAVAERIHANVGRQGFMNLVGAELSELSRGTCTIAVDRRPELLQQHGFFHGGVTAFLVDNATTIAAATSRGQPALTAEYKLNLLSPAVGEKLICRARVIKPGRQVSVVAADVFCVSDGVEKHTATALASIAMLSEDVAAKTKNPAA
- the rpsR gene encoding 30S ribosomal protein S18, which produces MAEAGARRPFFRRRKSCPFTGANAPKIDYKDSKLLMRYVSERGKIVPSRITAVSAKKQRELARAIKRARFLGLLPYVIR
- the rpsF gene encoding 30S ribosomal protein S6; protein product: MALYEHVFLARQDASTQQVEELTAQMTGIVEGLGGKVTKTENWGVRSLTYRMNKNRKAHFVLLNIDAPSAAIAEIERQERISEDVIRYLSVRVEELEEGPSAMMRKADRDRERDDRGGGFRGDREGGGFRGDREGGFRGGDREGGGFRGDRGPRRPREEAETTTTTEGE
- a CDS encoding TetR/AcrR family transcriptional regulator C-terminal domain-containing protein encodes the protein MTGESVQAPFEASAGDPKHAARATRSAGRKMRSLLLDAASPLFRERGLSGTAIADIAATADAFPSQITYYFHTKEALFVECACRELLYLARATEQAALKARTPRDYTHALAQTVTASDSVAFFAEALTLTRRRQDLAPLVERTIERLHGEGARAYASQVARHGWRSLRAPDESSRRFWAVAIGIMLEGYAMGRSSEALCAEMLRVLGEQAKSTGDATRLRLVDDAASNSNEEG